A single Xiphias gladius isolate SHS-SW01 ecotype Sanya breed wild chromosome 18, ASM1685928v1, whole genome shotgun sequence DNA region contains:
- the LOC120803900 gene encoding uncharacterized protein LOC120803900, giving the protein MSAATASIADVSGTDITKKDDGRDRNPSGQAQAQCTPMPLPALGTQKIIQGNGTNVGTVISLQCPAKHKLVGRELTCVMGPNSTHWEGETYCKPLGPYEDYGFRVAVLASIVSSAIILFMSMAFITCCLLDCIKEDKRKKQERQWQWEERPQHQVDNRSRYSHKGRNNNNNTQEKMLSLWDTHNPALCDGMRACRCHQVYANGPVFTYGCTALLTALPGHSYDQSLLPPNPEPAQISGPPHYPGPPPSPHQTTFPGLVQISAAGPGSVWQHGRQQSSSSGVNPPTTDESRNINPAKELSIRIISV; this is encoded by the exons GTCAGGCCCAGGCTCAGTGCACACCCATGCCACTGCCTGCCCTGGGCACCCAGAAGATCATCCAGGGCAATGGCACTAATGTGGGCACAGTGATATCCCTGCAGTGCCCAGCCAAACACAAACTGGTAGGAAGAGAGCTGACATGTGTCATGGGCCCCAACAGCACCCACTGGGAGGGGGAGACCTACTGTAAAC CTCTGGGTCCCTATGAGGACTATGGTTTCCGTGTGGCTGTGCTGGCATCCATTGTAAGCTCAGCCATAATCCTCTTCATGTCCATGGCCTTCATCACCTGCTGTTTGCTCGACTGCATCAAAGAGGACAAACGGAAAAAGCAGGAGAG gcAATGGCAATGGGAGGAGCGGCCCCAACATCAGGTGGACAACAGGTCTCGCTACAGCCATAAAGGcaggaacaacaacaacaacacccaGGAGAAGATGCTCTCTCTGTGGGACACCCACAACCCAGCCCTGTGTGACGGCATGCGAGCCTGCAG ATGTCATCAGGTTTACGCCAATGGTCCCGTCTTCACATATGGCTGCACTGCTCTGCTTACTGCTCTACCTGGGCACAGCTATGACCAGTCCCTGTTGCCCCCAAACCCAGAACCCGCACAGATCTCTGGTCCCCCTCATTACCCCGGACCTCCTCCGTCCCCTCATCAAACGACGTTCCCAGGCCTGGTCCAGATCTCCGCAGCGGGGCCTGGTTCGGTGTGGCAGCATGGAAGACAGCAGAGCAGTTCGTCGGGAGTGAACCCGCCAACCACAGATGAGTCCAGGAATATAAACCCTGCCAAAGAACTTTCCATAAGGATTATATCAGTGTGA
- the LOC120803901 gene encoding caspase recruitment domain-containing protein 19-like isoform X2 yields MDTELVDRLVLQLNRIYPQILSDKEAHRFRNLTIPTKVRLAELLKHLRGKGEEACHEFYRGLHIHAEDVYSSLPTRVREREMADAKWNNNVAVHPERFVLNDRGPMFFLSCFSFVVGIAMLYYYGEGETLRCTGPFLHCSAARLSKGAKDVLITYAEVGRQKK; encoded by the exons ATGGACACTGAACTTGTTGACAGACTTGTGCTTCAGCTGAACAGGATCTACCCCCAGATACTCAGTGACAAGGAAGCCCACAGG ttcAGGAACCTGACGATACCCACCAAGGTGCGGTTAGCTGAGCTGCTGAAGCACCTGCGTGGGAAGGGCGAGGAGGCATGTCACGAATTCTACAGGGGACTTCACATTCATGCCGAGGACGTCTACTCCAGCCTACCCACCAGAGTCAGAGAAAGAG AGATGGCAGACGCAAAATGGAATAACAATGTGGCAGTCCATCCAGAGCGATTTGTACTTAATGACAGAG GGCCAATGTTCTTCCTGAGCTGTTTCAGTTTTGTAGTCGGTATTGCAATGCTCTACTATTACGGAG AAGGTGAGACACTGAGATGTACTGGTCCGTTTCTTCACTGCTCTGCAGCAAGACTCAGTAAAGGTGCTAAAGATGTTTTAATTACCTATGCTGAGGTTGGAAGGCAGAAAAAATGA
- the LOC120803901 gene encoding caspase recruitment domain-containing protein 19-like isoform X1 translates to MLEEDKALESAGLAYTDCYHEQLQRDAQFLCSDQRMDTELVDRLVLQLNRIYPQILSDKEAHRFRNLTIPTKVRLAELLKHLRGKGEEACHEFYRGLHIHAEDVYSSLPTRVREREMADAKWNNNVAVHPERFVLNDRGPMFFLSCFSFVVGIAMLYYYGEGETLRCTGPFLHCSAARLSKGAKDVLITYAEVGRQKK, encoded by the exons ATGCTGGAGGAGGACAAAGCACTGGAAAGCGCCGGACTGGCGT ACACTGACTGTTACCATGAGCAGCTCCAGAGGGATGCCCAGTTCCTATGCTCAGATCAGAGGATGGACACTGAACTTGTTGACAGACTTGTGCTTCAGCTGAACAGGATCTACCCCCAGATACTCAGTGACAAGGAAGCCCACAGG ttcAGGAACCTGACGATACCCACCAAGGTGCGGTTAGCTGAGCTGCTGAAGCACCTGCGTGGGAAGGGCGAGGAGGCATGTCACGAATTCTACAGGGGACTTCACATTCATGCCGAGGACGTCTACTCCAGCCTACCCACCAGAGTCAGAGAAAGAG AGATGGCAGACGCAAAATGGAATAACAATGTGGCAGTCCATCCAGAGCGATTTGTACTTAATGACAGAG GGCCAATGTTCTTCCTGAGCTGTTTCAGTTTTGTAGTCGGTATTGCAATGCTCTACTATTACGGAG AAGGTGAGACACTGAGATGTACTGGTCCGTTTCTTCACTGCTCTGCAGCAAGACTCAGTAAAGGTGCTAAAGATGTTTTAATTACCTATGCTGAGGTTGGAAGGCAGAAAAAATGA